One Chitinophaga parva DNA segment encodes these proteins:
- a CDS encoding NAD(P)-dependent oxidoreductase, whose translation MQPTTIALLGGAGRTGRFLLHHLLTSGYHVRALVRHPELFDYAHPALEIVPGDALDFLCITHLLQGCNAVLSTIGQRKDEPLVALQVTAHLLEAMQQASISRYIVLAGVNVDAPGDHKGPAAQQATAWMHLHFPDAHADRQRSFELLQASNLAWTMLRVPFIHFEEGSGNLLVELRDCTAQQVMAGDIARFMVTALQHNRYLRQAPFVSSRSTL comes from the coding sequence ATGCAACCCACTACCATAGCCCTTTTAGGCGGAGCCGGCAGAACCGGCCGCTTTCTACTCCATCATTTATTGACATCCGGTTACCACGTACGCGCGTTAGTGCGCCACCCGGAGCTGTTCGATTACGCCCATCCCGCACTGGAAATTGTACCCGGTGACGCCCTCGATTTCCTTTGCATAACGCACTTACTACAGGGATGCAACGCAGTGCTCAGTACCATCGGCCAGCGGAAAGATGAGCCGTTGGTGGCATTACAGGTCACGGCGCATTTACTGGAAGCTATGCAGCAGGCTTCCATCAGCCGTTACATAGTGCTGGCAGGTGTAAATGTAGACGCCCCCGGGGATCATAAAGGTCCTGCGGCACAACAGGCTACGGCGTGGATGCACCTGCACTTCCCCGACGCACATGCAGACCGGCAGCGATCTTTTGAGTTGTTGCAGGCAAGCAATCTGGCATGGACAATGCTGCGGGTACCTTTCATTCATTTTGAAGAAGGCAGCGGAAACCTGCTGGTGGAGCTGCGTGATTGCACCGCGCAGCAGGTCATGGCAGGCGATATAGCCCGCTTCATGGTCACCGCGTTACAGCACAACCGCTATTTGCGGCAAGCGCCATTTGTGAGTAGCAGATCCACATTATAA
- a CDS encoding APC family permease, translating into MSQDTLARRITLLQATAINSTEMVGIGPFVVLNGVAAVMQGPWFLYAWLAGAFLSFVDAMIWSELGATFPEAGGSYNFLKAGFGEKGGKLMSFLFTWQVLILAPLVMASAAIGFSQYAAYLLPKMTPFTAGLVQRLISGSVVILVVILLYRKIETIGKISVAMWIGVLGTMAWVIGCGVAHGNFLEPIRHMNDNLVVNKAFAGALGYASVKTIYCYLGYYNVCHLGSEIKKPEVNIPRSMFISIGIIALLYFCMNVSVASVLPLGRIQASDYVVSEFTEYLLGTTAGIIVTVLILWVAFASVFSATLGYSRVPYAAAKDGAFFKVFARVHPTKHFPHVSLLFLGALGFIFSMLFKMKDVITAILAMRILVQFIAQGVGLLMLHRRKGRNFFKWHMPLFPLPVILAIAIWIAIFYSTGVQFMEAGLVATASGVVVYVAKQYYQRSLAQKTL; encoded by the coding sequence ATGAGTCAGGACACACTAGCGCGGCGCATTACCCTGCTGCAGGCAACGGCTATTAATTCTACGGAGATGGTGGGCATCGGGCCCTTTGTAGTGCTCAACGGGGTAGCAGCCGTGATGCAGGGCCCCTGGTTCCTGTATGCCTGGCTGGCCGGGGCTTTCCTGAGTTTTGTAGATGCCATGATCTGGAGTGAGCTGGGCGCCACCTTTCCCGAAGCAGGGGGCAGCTACAACTTCCTGAAAGCCGGTTTTGGTGAAAAGGGCGGTAAGTTGATGAGTTTTCTTTTTACCTGGCAGGTCCTCATCCTGGCGCCGCTGGTCATGGCCTCTGCTGCCATTGGCTTTTCCCAGTATGCCGCTTACCTCTTGCCTAAAATGACGCCTTTCACGGCCGGTCTGGTGCAGCGCCTCATTAGCGGCAGCGTGGTGATCCTGGTGGTGATCCTGCTTTACCGTAAGATAGAAACCATTGGTAAGATCAGCGTAGCCATGTGGATAGGCGTATTGGGCACCATGGCCTGGGTGATTGGCTGTGGCGTGGCGCATGGCAACTTCCTGGAGCCCATCCGCCATATGAATGATAACCTGGTGGTGAACAAAGCATTTGCCGGCGCGCTGGGATATGCCAGTGTAAAGACGATCTATTGTTATCTGGGTTATTACAATGTGTGCCACCTGGGTAGTGAGATCAAAAAACCGGAAGTGAATATTCCACGCAGCATGTTCATTTCCATTGGCATTATTGCACTGCTTTATTTTTGCATGAATGTAAGCGTGGCTTCCGTATTGCCGCTGGGCAGGATACAGGCCAGCGATTATGTAGTGAGTGAATTTACCGAATACCTGCTGGGCACCACGGCCGGTATCATTGTAACAGTGCTGATCCTTTGGGTGGCCTTTGCGTCCGTGTTCTCCGCCACATTGGGTTACAGCCGCGTGCCTTATGCGGCGGCAAAAGATGGCGCCTTCTTCAAAGTCTTTGCCCGGGTGCATCCTACCAAACACTTCCCGCATGTGTCCCTGCTGTTCCTGGGGGCGCTCGGTTTTATCTTCAGCATGTTGTTCAAGATGAAGGATGTGATCACGGCCATCCTGGCCATGCGCATCCTGGTACAGTTCATTGCCCAGGGCGTGGGGCTGTTAATGCTGCACCGCCGCAAGGGACGTAATTTTTTCAAATGGCACATGCCCTTGTTCCCCTTGCCCGTTATCCTGGCCATTGCCATCTGGATCGCTATCTTTTATAGCACCGGCGTGCAGTTCATGGAAGCAGGGCTCGTTGCCACCGCATCGGGCGTGGTAGTGTATGTAGCAAAGCAATACTACCAACGCAGCCTGGCTCAAAAGACCTTGTAG
- a CDS encoding glycosyl hydrolase, translating to MRKCSILLLCSLVLFACSKKDSPSNGGTKPPPTTMDSVGKKGTDFSTNTANGTWYGNVTTLKSHWFYTWGTTLPFELAPSHTEFVSMFWGSGNVTDDNIAYVKARKAEGKVKYVIGFNEPDLPDQANMTADQALALWPKLESLDLPLGSPACSWPTVNWFTEFMQKAKAQGRRVDFICVHMYVGTDDQNFMQVLQTLYNTYKLPIWVTEFATCANDAKSMADNPYTPATVLSFMQRLLPQLEAAPYVQRYAWFSGDPASARLWSSALVSANGQLTDLGKWYADYKPNNNAGK from the coding sequence ATGCGTAAATGCTCTATCCTGCTGCTTTGCAGCCTTGTACTTTTTGCATGCAGCAAAAAAGATTCCCCATCCAATGGCGGTACCAAACCACCACCCACCACCATGGATTCCGTGGGTAAGAAAGGTACAGACTTCAGCACCAACACTGCCAACGGCACCTGGTACGGTAATGTAACCACCCTCAAAAGCCATTGGTTCTATACCTGGGGCACCACGCTGCCCTTTGAACTGGCGCCTTCCCACACGGAATTTGTAAGCATGTTCTGGGGCAGTGGCAATGTCACTGACGATAACATTGCCTATGTAAAAGCCCGCAAGGCGGAAGGCAAGGTGAAATACGTGATCGGCTTCAACGAGCCCGACCTGCCGGACCAGGCGAATATGACGGCAGACCAGGCCCTGGCCCTCTGGCCCAAACTGGAGAGCCTGGACCTGCCCCTGGGAAGCCCCGCCTGTAGCTGGCCTACAGTGAACTGGTTCACAGAATTTATGCAAAAGGCCAAGGCACAGGGCCGCCGGGTTGATTTCATCTGCGTGCACATGTACGTGGGCACAGATGACCAGAATTTTATGCAGGTGCTGCAAACCCTGTACAATACCTACAAGCTGCCCATCTGGGTTACCGAGTTTGCCACCTGCGCCAACGATGCCAAATCCATGGCAGACAATCCCTACACACCCGCCACGGTGCTCTCTTTCATGCAACGCCTCTTGCCCCAGCTGGAAGCCGCCCCCTACGTGCAGCGCTATGCCTGGTTCTCCGGCGATCCTGCCAGCGCAAGGCTTTGGTCGTCTGCATTGGTAAGCGCTAACGGCCAGCTCACAGACCTGGGAAAATGGTATGCGGACTACAAGCCGAATAATAACGCTGGCAAATAA